DNA sequence from the Pseudoduganella plicata genome:
TGGCCGATACTGGCCTGGATCCACTGCAGGTACTTCGGCTTGGGCGTGGCGATCTTCTCGGCCAGCTGCGACAGCATGGCCGTCACGCTGGCATTGACGTCGCCCGTTGGCCGCGCCAGCCGGTCGCGCAGGCGCTCGGCCGTGATCTTCAGCCGCTCCTGTTCGGGCGGTTTCAGCACGTAGTCCACGGCGCCCCGTTCAAAAGCCTCGACCGCATAGGCATCGTACGCGGTGACGAACACGACGTGGCTCTTGTTGCCGATCAGCGCAGCCGCTTCCATGCCGGTCTTGCCTGGCATGCGGATGTCCAGGAACGTGAAGTCGGGCTTGAGCTCGTCGACGAGGGTGACGGCTTCATCGCCATTCTTGGCCTCGCCAACGATGTCCAGCTCGGGCCACACCTGGCCCAGGCGCATGCGCAGCTGGTCGCGCATCAAACGTTCGTCGTCGGCTAGTATCGCTGTCGGCATGGTCGTCGCTTCGAAAGGGCAATGGATGCCAATTATTCAATGAATTGCGCCCCGGTGCAATCTCTTCATTTGGGCGCCTGTGGCGACAGCTGATAAGGCACTTCAATCGTTGCGATGACGCCGCTGGGCTGGTTCGGTTC
Encoded proteins:
- a CDS encoding LytR/AlgR family response regulator transcription factor — its product is MPTAILADDERLMRDQLRMRLGQVWPELDIVGEAKNGDEAVTLVDELKPDFTFLDIRMPGKTGMEAAALIGNKSHVVFVTAYDAYAVEAFERGAVDYVLKPPEQERLKITAERLRDRLARPTGDVNASVTAMLSQLAEKIATPKPKYLQWIQASIGQDLRMIPVEEILFFRSDEKYTCVQTEKFEALIRKPVRDLAEELDPSLFWQIHRATLVNVNAIEGVTRDIRGRHLVMVKGRSDKLEVSRSFLHLFKQM